A single region of the Austwickia chelonae genome encodes:
- the purH gene encoding bifunctional phosphoribosylaminoimidazolecarboxamide formyltransferase/IMP cyclohydrolase, which yields MTSVDNERRPLRRALVSVYDKTGLDELARALHASQVEIVSTGGSARAIKALGIPVIQVEELTGFPECLEGRVKTLHPRVHAGILADTRKSAHLDQLGELGISAFELVVCNLYPFRETVASGARPDECVEQIDIGGPSMVRAAAKNHPSVAVLTSPTQYPEALAALNAGGFTLECRRRLAAQAFAHTAAYDVAVAMWMSDGYADTTEGTGFPEFVGTTWTRSAGLRYGENPHQQAALYLGAGSGVATAELLHGKAMSYNNYVDADAALRAAYDHGDQPTCAVVKHNNPCGIAVAHDIAEAHRKAHECDPVSAFGGVIATNRPVTEAMARRVQDIFTEVVVAPGFDEEALTLLTGKKNIRLLRVDGTSACSDVAMWEMRTIGGGLLVQTMDRLDAVVEPVAGEASTAGHGDDPLRWTLVAGDAADDKTLRDLEFAWRAVRATKSNAILLARDGASVGVGMGQVNRVDSCRLAVERAGAERASGSVAASDAFFPFADGPRILAEAGVRAIVSPGGSIRDEETVALCHERGITLYFTGARHFAH from the coding sequence ATGACTTCCGTCGACAACGAACGGCGCCCTCTACGGCGGGCCTTGGTGAGCGTGTACGACAAAACCGGTCTCGACGAACTGGCTCGGGCGCTGCACGCCTCCCAGGTCGAGATCGTCTCGACCGGTGGGTCTGCCCGGGCGATCAAGGCACTTGGCATCCCGGTGATTCAGGTGGAGGAGCTGACCGGGTTTCCCGAATGCCTCGAGGGGCGGGTCAAGACCCTGCACCCCCGGGTGCACGCCGGGATCCTCGCCGACACCCGTAAGAGCGCGCACCTTGATCAGCTGGGCGAATTGGGAATATCAGCCTTTGAGCTGGTCGTCTGTAATCTCTATCCTTTCCGGGAGACCGTTGCCTCGGGTGCGCGCCCGGACGAATGCGTCGAGCAGATCGACATCGGGGGACCGTCGATGGTCCGAGCTGCAGCGAAGAACCACCCCTCCGTGGCCGTGCTCACCTCGCCGACCCAGTATCCAGAAGCTCTGGCTGCGCTCAACGCAGGTGGTTTCACCTTGGAGTGCCGCCGCCGGCTTGCCGCCCAGGCCTTCGCGCACACCGCCGCCTATGACGTGGCCGTCGCAATGTGGATGAGTGACGGTTACGCGGACACCACGGAAGGCACCGGATTCCCGGAGTTCGTCGGAACGACCTGGACCCGTTCCGCAGGGTTGCGCTACGGCGAGAACCCGCACCAGCAGGCTGCGCTCTACCTCGGAGCGGGCAGCGGGGTCGCTACGGCTGAACTCCTGCACGGCAAAGCGATGAGTTACAACAACTATGTCGACGCCGATGCAGCGCTGCGTGCAGCCTACGACCACGGCGACCAGCCGACCTGCGCAGTGGTCAAGCACAACAACCCCTGTGGCATCGCCGTGGCGCATGACATCGCAGAGGCGCATCGCAAGGCTCACGAATGTGACCCGGTGAGTGCTTTCGGCGGAGTCATCGCGACCAACCGCCCGGTGACCGAGGCGATGGCTCGTCGGGTACAGGACATCTTCACCGAGGTCGTCGTGGCCCCTGGGTTCGACGAGGAAGCCCTGACGCTGTTGACCGGTAAGAAGAACATCCGTCTGCTGCGGGTCGACGGGACGAGCGCATGCTCGGACGTGGCGATGTGGGAGATGAGGACGATCGGCGGCGGACTGCTCGTGCAGACGATGGACCGTTTGGACGCCGTTGTCGAACCAGTAGCTGGCGAAGCGTCGACCGCCGGGCACGGGGACGACCCCCTCAGATGGACCTTGGTCGCCGGCGACGCTGCCGACGACAAGACTTTGCGCGACCTTGAGTTCGCTTGGCGAGCAGTCCGCGCCACGAAGTCCAATGCCATTCTGCTTGCGCGGGACGGAGCCTCCGTCGGCGTGGGCATGGGCCAGGTCAACCGGGTCGATTCATGCCGGCTCGCGGTGGAGCGCGCAGGGGCGGAACGGGCCAGTGGTTCGGTCGCAGCCTCCGATGCCTTCTTCCCCTTTGCCGACGGGCCGCGGATCCTCGCGGAGGCAGGGGTGCGGGCGATCGTCTCGCCAGGAGGGTCCATCCGGGACGAGGAGACCGTCGCGCTCTGCCATGAACGAGGGATTACCTTGTACTTCACCGGAGCTCGTCATTTTGCCCACTGA
- a CDS encoding prepilin peptidase produces MDIMAVALGACAAGYGVLCGLAARPFLSTGRHRRYEDEWERPLPTFQWVVPTCAVLTAAVAWRLTTAGAFPALVLAASVPAYVVMCAIDLDVHRLPDVLTLPAYPALAAGMALVAALCARWPDARRALWCGCAAWLFFLVLAVLSRGQLGWGDVKLSGSLGAILGWFSWGHLLVGVYAMFLCGGAAALWLLVRRRMHLSTRLAFGPAMVAGAWGTVLVASPW; encoded by the coding sequence ATGGACATCATGGCTGTGGCCCTGGGTGCCTGCGCCGCCGGGTACGGTGTGCTCTGCGGGCTAGCTGCCCGACCGTTTCTCTCCACCGGAAGACACCGCCGTTACGAGGACGAGTGGGAGCGCCCACTGCCCACTTTCCAATGGGTCGTACCGACATGCGCAGTGCTCACTGCGGCGGTGGCCTGGCGACTCACCACCGCCGGGGCCTTCCCCGCTCTTGTCCTGGCGGCATCGGTCCCGGCGTACGTGGTGATGTGCGCGATCGATCTGGATGTACACCGGTTGCCAGACGTACTCACCCTGCCGGCTTATCCGGCTCTCGCGGCAGGGATGGCCCTGGTCGCGGCGCTCTGCGCTCGCTGGCCCGATGCCCGGCGAGCGCTCTGGTGCGGATGTGCCGCGTGGCTCTTCTTCCTCGTCCTGGCGGTGCTTTCCCGCGGGCAGCTCGGATGGGGTGATGTGAAGCTGTCCGGCAGCTTAGGAGCGATCCTGGGGTGGTTCTCCTGGGGGCATCTGCTCGTCGGGGTCTATGCGATGTTCCTGTGCGGAGGAGCTGCGGCACTCTGGTTGCTCGTCCGACGACGGATGCATCTGAGCACCAGGTTGGCTTTCGGGCCGGCGATGGTAGCCGGTGCCTGGGGTACGGTGCTCGTCGCTTCGCCCTGGTGA
- a CDS encoding cell division protein PerM — protein sequence MTTRSPRLTHAVSAPLESAPGWVRAVLAALESLFLSSISVILPVYLAWLASPNAAVDGQRAVQVGLAGWCLGHGGGFYAKIGFVSVVPLFFTAVAVAICFRSTQRLTARMLRSEVVRIRHLGGLRWDVAFEGGLFVATYTTVGIFLASTVHAPGITASVPRSALGFLMVSSLAYLLGLLSQFRGGFPEIAPGWDLRRRIPPGLRIGALAGIRSFFVLLCVAMVGVGLLAFIRFDRIAGLYDHLGPGLIGGALLTGLQLLYLPNFGVWALSWMAGPGFGIGLESSISLTQSSPGPLPFLPAFAALPEAGPLPGYLRVALIVPVAVGFLLERRTSSRVPDDLVERALVAGIGVTTSALCAGVAAFLSGGSMGSAQLVDVGAPPFLLAAMLGGEMACGAGLSLGVYLLRRGRRRSAAELA from the coding sequence ATGACCACGCGATCACCCAGACTCACCCACGCCGTCAGCGCGCCGCTGGAAAGTGCTCCTGGCTGGGTCAGAGCAGTCCTTGCCGCTTTGGAGAGCCTTTTCCTCTCGTCGATATCGGTGATCCTTCCGGTCTATCTGGCCTGGCTGGCCAGCCCCAATGCCGCGGTCGACGGTCAGCGGGCCGTCCAGGTCGGGCTGGCCGGGTGGTGTCTTGGCCACGGAGGCGGTTTCTACGCGAAGATCGGTTTTGTCTCGGTCGTTCCGCTGTTCTTCACTGCGGTTGCCGTCGCGATCTGTTTCCGGTCCACGCAGCGGCTGACCGCGAGGATGCTCCGCTCCGAGGTCGTCCGGATCCGTCATCTCGGGGGACTGCGCTGGGATGTCGCCTTCGAGGGCGGGCTCTTCGTGGCCACCTACACGACGGTCGGTATTTTTCTGGCCTCCACGGTGCATGCCCCGGGAATCACCGCTTCGGTTCCGCGCAGTGCCCTGGGATTCCTGATGGTTTCTTCTCTGGCCTATCTGCTGGGGTTGCTCTCGCAGTTCCGTGGGGGATTCCCCGAGATCGCGCCGGGCTGGGATCTGCGTCGGAGGATTCCTCCGGGGCTGCGCATCGGTGCCCTCGCCGGGATCCGGTCCTTCTTCGTGCTCCTGTGCGTCGCCATGGTCGGGGTCGGCTTGTTGGCCTTCATCCGGTTCGACCGGATCGCGGGGTTGTACGACCACCTGGGGCCCGGGCTGATCGGGGGGGCGCTGCTGACCGGTCTGCAGCTGCTCTATCTTCCTAATTTCGGTGTGTGGGCATTGAGTTGGATGGCAGGGCCGGGCTTCGGGATCGGGCTCGAGTCCAGTATCAGCCTGACCCAGTCCTCGCCGGGTCCATTGCCTTTCCTGCCGGCCTTTGCCGCCTTGCCCGAGGCGGGTCCGTTGCCCGGTTACCTTCGCGTGGCGCTGATCGTGCCGGTCGCCGTGGGTTTCCTCCTTGAGCGTCGGACCAGTTCGAGGGTTCCCGACGATCTGGTGGAGCGAGCATTGGTCGCTGGAATCGGGGTGACCACCAGTGCTCTCTGCGCGGGGGTCGCGGCCTTCCTCAGCGGGGGGTCCATGGGGTCGGCTCAGCTGGTTGATGTCGGTGCGCCGCCTTTCCTGCTGGCGGCGATGCTCGGTGGGGAGATGGCTTGCGGTGCGGGGCTCTCCTTGGGGGTGTATCTGCTGCGTAGGGGACGGCGACGTTCTGCTGCTGAGCTAGCGTGA
- a CDS encoding GNAT family N-acetyltransferase, translating into MQDFQIYRAVTPNDLAQARDVILSSMETDQGYGYQPEWHWDIVNAQEVYTDNERHAMMVAVSDGQVVGTCALRTGGPKCPPHHPELADRYRDRPAVGHISRLVTVPEARRRGVAGSLVRSCLDHARTISRYRVVYLHTNAKSPGALEFWTKSGAAVVRDDRDGWDQDSRFETVHFEFDLSA; encoded by the coding sequence GTGCAGGACTTCCAGATCTATCGTGCCGTCACGCCGAACGATCTCGCACAGGCCCGCGACGTCATCCTGTCCAGCATGGAGACCGACCAAGGTTACGGATATCAACCCGAGTGGCACTGGGACATCGTCAATGCCCAGGAGGTCTACACCGACAACGAGCGGCACGCCATGATGGTCGCTGTCTCGGATGGCCAGGTCGTCGGCACCTGCGCGCTGCGCACCGGCGGTCCGAAGTGTCCCCCGCACCATCCTGAATTGGCCGACCGCTACCGTGACCGGCCTGCGGTCGGCCATATCTCCCGCTTGGTCACCGTGCCGGAGGCCCGGCGGCGAGGTGTCGCGGGAAGCCTCGTTCGGAGCTGTTTGGATCATGCTCGGACGATCAGTCGATATCGGGTCGTCTACCTACACACGAATGCAAAATCTCCCGGAGCCCTTGAGTTCTGGACAAAGAGTGGCGCCGCGGTCGTCCGGGACGACCGGGACGGATGGGATCAGGATTCCCGCTTCGAGACCGTGCACTTCGAGTTCGATCTGAGCGCCTAG
- a CDS encoding FecCD family ABC transporter permease, whose product MSALDKAIAVRWQRVLLFLSVGTITLLVSVVVSLQLGAAQIAFSDVVNVFSAHVGLPSEPVSPMVDSILWDLRFPRVITAILVGAGLAVCGCALQALTRNPLAEPYLLGISSGSSAGAVAALVLGFGGGAVGLTGGAAIGSLCSITLLLLLLRKSGLDSVRIVLTGVVVGQLFSAISSLILMAAGDAEATRAVTFWLLGSMGAARWGTVGVIAVALAAGLAVIMWHARALDALGLGTDTAESIGVQVERTRLVLLVTTSVVTAAAVAGVGAIGFIGLIVPHAIRFLIGPNHRFLVPCSALGGAVLLVITDAICRVAFAPREVPVGVATALIGVPIFLVIMKKRGDL is encoded by the coding sequence GTGAGCGCACTTGACAAGGCCATCGCCGTTCGATGGCAACGGGTCCTGCTCTTCCTCAGCGTAGGCACGATCACTCTTCTCGTCTCCGTGGTCGTCTCCTTGCAGCTCGGAGCGGCACAGATCGCCTTCTCGGATGTCGTCAACGTCTTCAGCGCCCATGTCGGGCTGCCCAGTGAGCCGGTGTCACCCATGGTCGATTCGATCCTGTGGGACCTGCGTTTCCCCCGGGTGATCACTGCGATCCTCGTCGGTGCAGGGCTGGCCGTCTGTGGATGTGCGCTCCAGGCGCTCACCCGTAACCCGCTGGCCGAGCCTTATCTGCTGGGCATCTCCTCGGGATCCTCCGCCGGCGCTGTTGCCGCATTGGTGCTCGGATTCGGAGGCGGCGCAGTCGGTCTTACCGGTGGGGCAGCTATCGGGTCACTCTGCAGCATCACCTTGCTTCTTCTGCTGCTACGTAAGAGCGGGCTCGACTCGGTACGCATCGTGCTCACCGGAGTCGTCGTGGGTCAGCTCTTCTCCGCGATCAGCTCCTTGATCCTCATGGCGGCCGGAGACGCCGAAGCCACCCGCGCGGTGACCTTCTGGCTCCTGGGGTCCATGGGAGCAGCCAGGTGGGGAACCGTGGGTGTCATCGCGGTGGCCCTGGCCGCGGGTCTCGCCGTGATCATGTGGCACGCCAGAGCTCTCGATGCTCTTGGGCTGGGCACGGACACCGCTGAATCCATCGGCGTCCAGGTGGAACGGACCAGGCTTGTCCTGCTGGTGACCACATCGGTGGTCACTGCGGCCGCGGTCGCCGGGGTCGGCGCCATCGGCTTCATCGGCCTGATCGTGCCCCACGCCATCCGCTTCCTGATCGGGCCCAACCACCGTTTCCTCGTACCCTGTTCAGCCTTGGGCGGGGCCGTCCTGCTCGTCATCACCGACGCGATCTGCCGGGTTGCCTTCGCGCCCCGCGAGGTGCCCGTCGGGGTCGCCACCGCACTCATCGGCGTCCCCATCTTCCTCGTCATCATGAAGAAACGAGGTGACCTGTGA
- a CDS encoding SigE family RNA polymerase sigma factor — MDEAAFDEFYNTRSRQLVAQMYAVCGDLAEAQDVVQETFTRAWERREQLDVMDAPEAWLRTVAYRLAVSRWRKAKNAATAWMRRAEKESVSGMSLDHVALVSALRQIPESQRHAIVLHHLCDLPVEEVASLTGAPVGTVKARLSRGRTALATVLDEQSEETGHASP; from the coding sequence ATGGACGAAGCGGCCTTCGATGAGTTCTACAACACGCGCTCGCGTCAGCTCGTCGCCCAGATGTACGCGGTGTGTGGCGATCTCGCCGAGGCTCAGGATGTCGTCCAGGAGACTTTCACTCGGGCGTGGGAGCGCCGTGAGCAGTTGGACGTCATGGACGCCCCTGAAGCCTGGCTGCGAACTGTCGCCTATCGGTTGGCGGTGTCGCGCTGGCGCAAAGCGAAGAATGCGGCGACGGCGTGGATGAGACGGGCCGAGAAGGAATCGGTGTCCGGGATGTCCCTGGATCATGTCGCGCTGGTGTCGGCCTTGCGCCAGATCCCGGAAAGCCAGCGGCATGCCATCGTGCTGCATCATCTGTGTGATCTCCCGGTCGAGGAAGTGGCGTCGTTGACCGGGGCCCCGGTGGGTACGGTCAAGGCTCGGCTCTCCCGCGGCAGGACAGCTTTGGCCACAGTGCTCGACGAGCAGTCCGAGGAGACCGGTCATGCCTCACCGTGA
- the purN gene encoding phosphoribosylglycinamide formyltransferase produces the protein MTSVGASRTTVVVLVSGSGTNLQAVMDACADPGYGVEIVAVGSDRDGIAGLSRAHEAGIPTFVCRVSDYENRASWDEALTSETLSYAPDLVVGAGFMKILGGTFLASFGGRTVNTHPAILPSFPGAHGVRDALAYGVAVTGCTCHLVDAGVDTGPIIAQRAVEILHSDDEESLHERIKVVEREMLVDCLGRMAREGYRVDGHRVHIGR, from the coding sequence GTGACTTCCGTGGGAGCTTCTAGAACTACCGTTGTCGTGCTCGTCTCCGGCTCGGGGACCAACCTGCAAGCAGTCATGGATGCTTGCGCAGATCCGGGCTACGGGGTCGAGATCGTCGCAGTCGGCTCCGACCGTGATGGCATCGCCGGTCTGAGTCGTGCCCATGAGGCGGGCATCCCGACCTTCGTCTGCCGGGTGTCGGACTACGAGAACCGGGCCAGCTGGGATGAAGCGTTGACATCGGAGACCCTGAGCTATGCCCCTGATCTGGTGGTCGGGGCAGGTTTCATGAAGATTCTGGGGGGAACCTTCTTGGCGAGCTTCGGTGGACGGACGGTGAACACGCACCCGGCGATCTTGCCGAGTTTCCCTGGGGCACATGGGGTTCGGGATGCGCTGGCCTATGGTGTGGCCGTCACTGGATGTACCTGTCATCTGGTCGACGCCGGGGTCGACACCGGCCCGATCATCGCCCAACGCGCGGTCGAGATCCTGCACTCGGACGACGAGGAGTCCTTGCACGAACGCATCAAGGTGGTCGAGCGAGAGATGCTGGTCGACTGCCTGGGCCGGATGGCACGCGAGGGCTACCGCGTGGACGGACACCGGGTGCATATCGGCCGTTAA
- a CDS encoding DUF3017 domain-containing protein — MIFPRRGRPGLGAWWVLSLGLLAGGITVLFVGRALVGGVIMGLAFVAAAVLRLLLPDERAGGLAVRSRTWDVLMLLTFAVVVFGAFLAVDLRPRR, encoded by the coding sequence GTGATTTTTCCACGTCGAGGCCGGCCCGGTCTCGGTGCCTGGTGGGTCCTTTCGCTGGGTTTGCTGGCCGGAGGCATCACTGTGCTCTTCGTCGGCCGGGCTCTGGTCGGTGGGGTGATCATGGGGCTGGCTTTCGTGGCGGCTGCCGTCTTGCGTCTGTTGTTGCCCGATGAGCGGGCAGGCGGGCTGGCGGTGCGTTCCCGTACATGGGACGTGTTGATGCTCTTGACCTTCGCCGTGGTGGTCTTCGGTGCTTTCCTGGCGGTGGATCTACGTCCGCGTCGATGA
- a CDS encoding Rossmann-like domain-containing protein, which yields MTDLHAHTVTGIDDLVTHALCTGSRPHPRDLTARSVFYVQHGTRLAGSPVTYRNQYLLVRVEHAFGACAFEAGQFTPDICDLSGSTVEDLLSHPEPVLRLAALDAYLACVRPHREDPRATVVELPTGTPDQRAIARDAAISSLLDDPNAPVPAGSKVALIGVVNPLVQAIREHGCEPLPCDYNLTQTHWGDPITSSMEDVLGQADHVIATGMTMGNGSFDIIRKVCVERRIGLTVYAQSGSAVAREFLGSGVTNLSAEHFPFSQFSADASPLYLYRAPVRS from the coding sequence ATGACCGACCTTCACGCACACACCGTCACCGGCATCGACGACCTCGTCACCCACGCCTTATGCACAGGCAGCCGCCCTCATCCCCGCGACCTGACAGCCCGCAGCGTCTTCTACGTGCAACACGGCACCCGCCTCGCCGGCAGCCCGGTCACCTATCGGAACCAATACCTACTGGTCCGCGTCGAACACGCTTTCGGTGCCTGCGCCTTCGAAGCAGGCCAATTCACCCCCGACATCTGCGACCTGTCCGGAAGCACCGTCGAGGATCTCCTGAGTCACCCCGAACCGGTACTCCGCCTCGCCGCGCTCGATGCCTACCTCGCTTGCGTCCGACCCCACCGAGAAGACCCCCGCGCCACCGTCGTGGAGCTACCGACCGGGACCCCCGACCAGCGGGCCATCGCCCGGGACGCCGCCATCTCCTCCCTGCTGGACGACCCGAATGCCCCCGTCCCCGCCGGATCGAAAGTTGCACTGATCGGCGTGGTCAACCCGCTCGTCCAGGCCATCCGAGAACATGGCTGCGAGCCTCTCCCCTGCGACTACAACCTCACCCAGACCCACTGGGGTGACCCGATCACCAGCAGCATGGAGGATGTCCTCGGTCAAGCTGACCATGTCATCGCCACGGGCATGACCATGGGCAACGGATCCTTCGACATCATTCGGAAGGTCTGCGTGGAACGCCGGATCGGGCTGACGGTCTATGCCCAGTCCGGGTCGGCCGTCGCCCGCGAGTTCCTCGGCTCAGGTGTGACCAACCTCTCCGCCGAACATTTCCCCTTCTCCCAATTCAGTGCCGACGCCAGCCCGCTCTACCTCTACCGGGCACCGGTCAGGTCCTGA
- a CDS encoding bifunctional methylenetetrahydrofolate dehydrogenase/methenyltetrahydrofolate cyclohydrolase: MSSQILDGKATLAAIKSELSARVAVLAERGITPGLGTVLVGDDPGSHWYVGAKHKDCAEIGVTSIRRDLPAGSTQAEVEAVVDELNEDPSCTGFIVQQPTGLDEFAILSRVRPDKDVDGLHPYNLGCLVMNRPAPLPCTPVGVVELLRRFEVPVAGAHVVVVGRGLTVGRPLGLILTRKSENATVTLCHTGTRDLASQVRKADIVVAAAGVPGIVTPDMVKPGAALLDVGVSRVDGKVAGDLAPGCAEVAGWIAPNPGGVGPMTRAMLLTNVVEAAEKQVGLR; encoded by the coding sequence ATGAGCTCGCAGATCCTCGACGGCAAAGCCACCTTGGCCGCTATCAAGTCCGAATTGAGCGCCCGCGTCGCCGTACTCGCCGAACGGGGGATCACCCCGGGTCTGGGTACCGTCCTGGTGGGTGACGATCCGGGCAGCCATTGGTATGTGGGTGCTAAACACAAGGACTGCGCTGAGATCGGTGTCACCAGTATTCGGCGTGATCTGCCGGCCGGTTCCACCCAGGCAGAGGTCGAGGCAGTCGTCGACGAGTTGAACGAAGACCCTTCATGCACTGGCTTCATCGTTCAACAGCCGACCGGGCTCGATGAATTCGCGATCCTGTCCCGGGTGCGCCCGGACAAGGACGTCGACGGGTTGCATCCTTACAACCTCGGTTGTCTGGTGATGAACCGCCCGGCGCCGCTGCCGTGCACGCCGGTGGGCGTGGTGGAGTTGTTGCGTCGTTTCGAGGTACCGGTCGCCGGTGCTCATGTGGTGGTGGTCGGACGGGGTCTGACCGTCGGTCGTCCTTTGGGGCTCATCCTCACCCGCAAGTCGGAGAATGCCACGGTCACTCTCTGCCACACCGGTACCCGCGATCTGGCATCGCAGGTCAGGAAAGCAGACATCGTCGTTGCGGCGGCAGGCGTTCCCGGCATCGTGACTCCGGACATGGTGAAGCCGGGAGCCGCGCTGCTCGACGTCGGGGTTTCTCGTGTGGATGGCAAGGTGGCCGGTGATCTTGCGCCTGGATGCGCCGAGGTGGCCGGGTGGATCGCTCCGAACCCTGGTGGTGTGGGGCCGATGACCCGAGCGATGTTGTTGACCAATGTCGTGGAGGCTGCGGAAAAGCAAGTTGGTCTGCGGTGA
- a CDS encoding ABC transporter substrate-binding protein has translation MKQAVRTTLIAASTTLALTTLAGCGSANTTASDTGNTARVEITNCGYTVSVDGPRKKAVTAEQGSTELLLALGLENQMAGTSNIKTEVAPQWKEAYQKVKVVTPQILTPELTLSVSPDIVVSPLRSQFSKDRVGTRDELKTKGIASYISEADCAPDKRTIKDPIEAIFTDYRNIGKLFGVSGKADELVAEQTKQIEEIEKNRAGGNPQKLVWIYSTFKGQPYVAGGGGFPEAMSRRVGATNVFSDIKDSWPEVSWEKVAESDPDIIVVADLKERGKPGDTAEEKIKEIKENPAMAKTRAVQANSFLVVPGVELDASPRFVNALKIVAAEVNKKAS, from the coding sequence ATGAAGCAGGCCGTTCGCACCACACTGATTGCCGCAAGCACGACCCTGGCACTGACGACTCTCGCCGGTTGCGGATCTGCGAACACCACGGCTTCAGACACCGGCAACACCGCACGCGTCGAGATCACCAACTGTGGCTACACGGTGAGCGTCGACGGCCCACGTAAGAAAGCAGTGACCGCTGAGCAGGGCTCCACGGAACTGCTGCTGGCGCTCGGGCTGGAGAACCAGATGGCCGGGACCTCCAACATCAAGACCGAGGTCGCCCCACAATGGAAAGAGGCCTATCAGAAGGTCAAGGTCGTCACTCCACAGATACTCACCCCAGAGCTGACCCTGTCGGTGAGCCCGGACATCGTCGTCTCGCCGCTGCGCAGCCAGTTCTCCAAGGACCGGGTCGGCACCCGCGACGAACTGAAGACCAAAGGCATCGCCAGCTACATCAGCGAGGCCGACTGCGCCCCTGACAAGCGCACCATCAAGGACCCGATCGAGGCGATCTTCACCGATTACCGGAACATCGGGAAGCTCTTCGGCGTCAGTGGGAAGGCCGACGAGCTGGTCGCCGAACAGACCAAGCAGATCGAAGAGATCGAGAAGAACAGAGCTGGGGGGAACCCGCAGAAACTGGTCTGGATCTACTCGACCTTCAAGGGACAGCCCTATGTCGCCGGTGGCGGAGGATTCCCCGAGGCCATGAGTCGCCGGGTCGGTGCCACCAATGTCTTCTCCGACATCAAGGACAGCTGGCCAGAGGTCTCCTGGGAGAAGGTCGCCGAGAGCGACCCGGACATCATCGTCGTCGCCGACCTGAAAGAGCGGGGCAAGCCCGGAGACACCGCCGAGGAGAAGATCAAGGAGATCAAGGAGAACCCGGCGATGGCCAAGACCCGGGCCGTCCAGGCGAACAGCTTCCTGGTGGTGCCCGGTGTCGAACTCGACGCCTCCCCACGCTTCGTGAATGCTCTCAAGATCGTCGCTGCCGAAGTGAACAAAAAAGCATCGTGA
- a CDS encoding ABC transporter ATP-binding protein, translating to MKLTAQQVTWGVPGKVIVRGVSLEAASGSVLGLVGPNGSGKSSLLRCLAGLRRPTSGSILYDGQDCFGWTPRQRARQVSFVEQSGTAPDDITVVDLVNLGRAPHQERWKSANAQDRSLVDEAMRDLGITHLAARRWRDLSGGERQRANIARAIAQDARCIILDEPTNHLDIRHQLDLLLQLKNCGKTVITCLHDLGLAARYCDDIAVLTDGELLAHGTPEEVLNGEVIEASFAVRADVGRGPGGEWAASYSPLPLDEELIVSTTS from the coding sequence GTGAAACTCACAGCTCAGCAAGTGACCTGGGGAGTGCCCGGGAAGGTGATCGTCCGCGGCGTCAGCCTCGAAGCAGCCTCCGGCAGCGTGCTCGGCCTCGTCGGGCCGAACGGTTCGGGCAAGTCCTCGCTGCTGCGATGTCTGGCCGGGCTGCGTCGCCCGACCTCGGGCAGCATCCTCTACGACGGCCAGGACTGTTTCGGGTGGACGCCTCGGCAGCGTGCCCGCCAGGTTTCCTTCGTCGAACAGAGTGGCACCGCTCCGGACGACATCACCGTCGTCGACCTGGTCAACCTGGGGAGGGCGCCGCACCAGGAACGGTGGAAGTCGGCCAATGCTCAGGACCGCTCCCTCGTCGACGAGGCGATGCGCGATCTGGGGATCACTCACCTGGCAGCTCGACGGTGGCGGGATCTCTCCGGTGGAGAACGTCAACGGGCCAATATCGCTCGTGCGATCGCCCAGGACGCCCGCTGCATCATCCTGGACGAGCCCACGAACCATCTGGACATCAGACACCAGCTGGATCTGTTGCTCCAGCTGAAGAACTGTGGGAAGACCGTCATCACCTGTTTGCACGATCTGGGCCTGGCCGCCCGTTACTGCGACGACATCGCCGTGCTGACCGACGGCGAACTCCTTGCGCACGGTACCCCGGAAGAGGTGCTGAACGGTGAGGTGATCGAGGCATCCTTCGCCGTCCGGGCGGATGTCGGGCGTGGCCCTGGGGGAGAATGGGCAGCGAGCTATTCCCCGCTGCCCCTCGACGAGGAGCTCATCGTCTCCACCACGAGTTGA